Proteins found in one Desulfobacteraceae bacterium genomic segment:
- a CDS encoding dihydropteroate synthase, producing the protein MLLVADNLQITDPAIAAALAARDPRPVCELVQRCAAAGAQAIDVNSGPLTHDPQTQMTFLVEAVRSATDLPLLIDTANPAAMEAGLRAAGPGTIINGFSLEPAKLARILPLARAYDADIIGFLLTPGSHVPQDAAERLGLAVDLLQSCQAAGIAPQRLIIDPVVVPLAWQDGNRQAREMLTILRQLPEVLGFPVRTIAGLSNLTTGRGYRRQRLLLEQTYLPMLAAAGLDMVLMNVLHSETVAVGCACRLLTSGGVFTWEEVRW; encoded by the coding sequence GTGCTGCTGGTGGCCGACAACCTTCAGATTACCGATCCGGCGATCGCAGCGGCCTTGGCCGCCCGCGACCCCCGTCCGGTATGTGAACTCGTCCAAAGATGCGCGGCGGCCGGCGCCCAGGCCATCGACGTCAATTCCGGCCCGTTGACGCACGACCCCCAAACCCAGATGACCTTTCTGGTGGAGGCGGTGCGCAGCGCCACCGATCTGCCGCTTCTGATCGACACAGCCAACCCGGCGGCCATGGAGGCCGGCCTGCGGGCCGCCGGACCGGGGACCATCATCAACGGGTTTTCACTGGAGCCGGCCAAATTGGCGCGCATCCTGCCCCTGGCACGAGCCTATGATGCCGACATCATCGGCTTTCTGCTGACCCCCGGAAGCCACGTGCCCCAGGACGCCGCCGAGCGTCTGGGCCTGGCGGTGGACCTCCTGCAGTCCTGCCAGGCGGCGGGCATCGCGCCCCAGCGGCTGATCATCGACCCGGTGGTGGTGCCCCTCGCCTGGCAGGACGGCAATCGGCAGGCCCGCGAGATGCTGACCATTCTGCGCCAGCTGCCGGAGGTGCTGGGGTTTCCCGTCAGGACCATCGCCGGGCTTTCAAACCTGACCACCGGCAGGGGTTACCGCCGGCAGCGCCTGCTGCTGGAGCAAACCTATCTGCCGATGCTGGCGGCGGCCGGTCTCGACATGGTCCTGATGAACGTCCTCCACAGCGAAACGGTGGCGGTCGGCTGCGCCTGCCG